The genome window CGCCAGGGTGAACGGAGCGGGGCTGGGGTGGTGTGGGCGAAGAAAGCAGGTGCCCTGGAGCCTGCCCCCGCGTGGCTACCTCCTCCCGCCTTTTTCACAGAGCCTGTCCTCCACCGTGACCCTTGAGCACTCTCCGCTCCCTCCCGGGGTCAAGATCTCTTTCGAGTCGCACTGCGGGGGCCCTGAGAAGAGCGAGGGTGAGGCTGGGGACCGGGGGCAGTGCCACCACGTCCGAGTCAACCAGACGGTAAGCCAGCGGGACAGACACGTGAATGTGGGTGTGGAAGTGGGGGAGGAGGCAGCCGTGGGAGGGTGGGCTTTCACTCATTCTTCGTTTCCGAGTTCTGCACGGTCAGTGGGCTCAGGCGTGCTGGCACACGTGGGGGCAGTGTGGAGCTTCGCTGGTCCTCCTTCAGGTGGATTTCTGGGTCACTCTTCACGCCACCCGCTGCCTCCCGGAGCCCCATCTCCTGCggctctgggctctgggcttCTCAGAGGAGCTGGTCGTGGAGCTGAGCACGCTGTGTGACTGTGAGTGCGGTGACACCCAGCCCCGTGCTCCCTACTGCAGCGGTGGCCAGGGGGACCTTCGGTGTGGCATATGCAGGTGGGTGCTGTCTGCCCTCCTCTTGCCCTCTGGGCCCTCCTGACCCCTCAGGACTCTGCTGAGCACCAGCCACGAGGTCTTCACCTCgacccttcccttccccctcctccatccACCCTTGGCACTCTACTGGACCCTAGTGTTGTTCCAGCCTCTGTGTCCACCTCCCTTGAGAACACAggcttagagcagtggttctcagccttcctaatgccgaGACCCCTCGGTACAGCTCGCGTTGTGGTGGCCCCAGCCATAAAACTGTTTGCgctgctacttcctaactgtaattttgctggtCTGAATCATAGTGTAAGAACCTGTTTTCCCGTGGTCTTGGGGGACCCCTGTGCAAGGGCCACCCAACCCCCAATGGGTCTGCAGCCCACAGGTTGCGAGCGGCTGGCCCAGAAGACCTTGACAGGTCTGGATGGTCACACTGACATCTCCCTCACTTTCTCCGTGCTTTCCCCTCCCAGCTGTGCCCCTGGCCGCCTTGGTCAGCTGTGTGAGTGCTCAGAAGCTGAACTGTCCTCCCCAGATTTGGAATCTGGCTGCCGGGCCCCTAACGGGACAGGGCCCCTGTGTAGTGGGAAGGGGCGATGCCAGTGTGGCCGCTGCAGCTGCAGTGGACAGAGCTCTGGGCGTCTGTGTGAGTGCGACGATGCAGGCTGTGAGCGACACGAGGGCGTCCTCTGCGGAGGTATCTGCCGCTGTCGGGGGAAGGATGGGGGGCTGAGGGCGCCTAGGCTCTGAGGGCAGGTTTCAAGGACTGTAACTTACTAGCCAGAGATGTGCCTGGCACACTGGGACGGGCTGCCGTGGCATGCCATGCCAACTGTGTGTAAGAACAGAGGTCACCCTctgcatgctccttccccaggctTTGGCCACTGCCAATGTGGCGTGTGTCACTGTCACGCCAACCGCACGGGCAGAGCATGTGAGTGCAGTGAGAATGTGGACAACTGTGCCAGTCCCAAAGGAGGGCTCTGCAGTGGCCACGGAGACTGCAGATGCAACCGTTGCCAGTGCCTGGATGGGTACTACGGGGCTCTGTGCGACCAGTGCCTGGGCTGCAGGTCTCCATGTGAGCAGCACAGGTGAGGCCTGCTGACCCCGGCCTGCCCTGTTCTGGAAGCCGTGTGGGGAAGGCGCTAGGGAACAGCGGCCCACATGTGAATTCTTTGGCATTCACTGCACAGGGATTGTGCAGAGTGTGGGGCATTTGGCACGGGTCCCCTGGCAGCCAACTGCAGCCTAGCCTGTGCAGATGTGAATGTGACCTTGGCCTTGGTCCCTAATTTGGATGATGGCTGGTGCAAAGAGAGGACGCAGGACAACCAACTGTTCTTCTTCCTGGTGGAGAATGTGGCTGGAGGGGTCGTACTGAGAGTGAGACCCCAAGAGAGTAAGTGGGCAGATGCCACTGAACGCTGACTGGAGCTCTGGACACTCCATGGGCGGGACCACAGCACTGGGATATGAACAAGGCAAGGGCAGCGGCAGAGCTGGGAGACTGAGGCCCTCGCAGGGAGGGGGTCCTTGGGCCAGCCCCTGGGCTCTGCTGGGCCAGCTCCTATGCCTTGATCCCCAGAGGGAGCAGGTCATACCCGTGCCATTGTCCTGGGCTGCATAGGCGGCATCGTGGCAGTGGGACTGGGGCTCGTCTTGGCTTACCGGCTATCGGTGGAAATCTACGACCGTCGAGAATACAGCCGCTTTGAGAAGGAGAGGCAGCAGCTCAACTGGAAGCAGGTGAGGCCagctcctgttcctcttcctctttctgcttctctaaCCCATAGCCAGCTCCAAAGCTTGGCCACaaggcccctcccccagcacagcGAGGCTTCTGGGGCTGGCCCCACAGGATAGTGATTGGGAGAGCCTGGCTTTTCCTTACTGTGTGCAATGTTCCCACAGGACAGCAATCCTCTCTACAAAAGTGCCGTCACCACCACGGTCAACCCCCGCTTCCAAGGGACAAATGGCCCTGGCCCCGCTCTCTGACCAGGAAGCAGCCTCGCCTAGAACTCTTGTCTTTGAGGACAACAGGGACAGCAGGGCAGGGTCTCCAGGCCCCACTGCTGAGCGGTCGGCAGTGTTGCCAGTGACCTTCACAGGGCTGCTAGCCACTGCTGCCAACATCCCCACCTCATGAAGGCCTCCCACAATAAAGTCTTGCCTTGGATTTCCGCCTCCACTGGGCTTCACCCCAAGACAGAAAAAGCAGACGGCACAGCCTAGGGCTCAGAACACCCGGGCTTGTGGCGGATGCTGGAGGTGCCACCTTCTGAGGGACCCTGCCCAGCAGCAGTCAGCCCTTACTCTAGCAGGCTGCTGACAGCCCTGCTCTCAGCAGAAATGATACGCTTTGGCCTCTGCTCCTTGCTTCCCTATGGAGAAAAGATGTTTTAACGGGGCAGCTTGCTCTGTTGCAAGTTGTACTGAGGGAAGAGACGCCACCTATTCAAACTACCCTGGCTTTTAGTGAAAAAGCTTCCCCAACAAATCAGGCCTTCTCAAAGAGAGATGGAATGTAGAAAAGCGccatcctttttatttaaatatccTAAATATATCACGAAGGAACATACACTGCACTTTAATGGTAAAAAGATACAAGTTTATAACATCTTATAAAAACTACATTAAAAGTGATCTTGTTCATTTGATAGTCCCCTCCCCCATAGCAAaataagtatattaaaaaaaaaaaaaagtggagcatGGTAGGAGGGGAATTGAAGGTAAAAGCCCAGGGCCACGGCGGGGGCAGAAGGGGCCTGGGGAGAAGGCTGGACTGCAGGAACCCCACTCATCTTGACCCAGTGTCAAGCCAAGGAGCACAATCAGTAGCTTAGGCGATGGCAAGTGCCTGCTGGCTGGAAAGACAGGCGGCAGCGAGCAGACTGGCAGGCCTGGTGCAGGAGCCCCCCCCAAGCCCACGTTCACATTCTGATGCCCGAGCACCTGCCCTCCCTTCAGTTCCCCTTTCTTCGCACACCTGAGACATCTGTCCAGTGCTAGACCCCACCCCGGCAGGGTGAGACAGCAGGCCCAGGAGCCTTTGCAGCTGTGTTTCCCTGGGCTCCTGGGCCCTCCGTGTTCTACTACGCTTCACTCCAGAGCCTGTCTGTCCTCAACCCCTGCCAGCTTCTGGCCTTCTCACACCCAGGCCTTGGCAGTGCGGTTCCGGCTGGGCCATGTGTACACACCCAGGAGTTACCCACCTCCCAGCTTCTACCCAGGTAGGAAGCCAAGGTCAGGCCTGCTCTGACCCAGCACACTCATGTTGAGGCATGGGTCCCTCTTCAACTGTTCCAAAGCATTCTGGGAGGCTACCTCTCTCCACCTACCCCTTCCTAGAGTTGAATGGTAGTACACAGCCCAGCAGAGCGTGTCACATGTGCAGGGGCCCAGGGGCCACAGGGTGGGGCAAAGGACAGAGGTGCAATCCTAAAGCAATTAGACTAAGGGCAGCATGAAGCTAGAAGACACGGCAGTGGGCATTCCTCCGCCCCTCGCCGTGGCTCAGGAGAAGCCTAGGGCCGGGaaatcttcccttcctctttcctgaaGTACGTCTGCCCTGGAGTTGCAGCATACCATTGCCTGACGCACTGGCAGGGACACAGCCCTCATCTACTAGGCAACAACCTCCTGGAGGCTGGGCCTCAGATGCCTACCCGAGCTGCAGCTGTGCGCTTGGGCCGGCCTCCGTTATTCCTGAAGTGGACCCCCGGGCTGGGTGGCACCCCAGCTGCAGCCGCCAGCTCAGGGCAGCTCCATGACTGAGGAGACCTCACGTAGGCGGGTTGGGTAGTGTTCAGCCAAACCCCAAAACCTCCCTTAAGGATCGTTTCTCTAGGGGACACACATCCTTAGGCCCTGGCGTAGAAACATTCTAACCAGCACACTGTTGAATCAacctaaaaacaacaaaagcctccCAAGCCCTTCTGGAACAAATCCCATTCCCTTGTTCTCAGCAACTTCAGAGAAGCATAAACCCTTCTGGTTGGAGGGGAAGGCTGCTCTACGCTTTCTGTCCTCTAAGTTGATAGCCAAATAAATCTGGGTAATTGTCACCCCGtttaagcaaacaaacacaagcaCCCACAAATCAAGACACAGACACAAATCTGATCACTTTTTCAGGGGTAGACAAGATGGGGGACTGGAGCAGAGGAAGGTCAAGACCGAGCAGACACGGTGTCTTCCGCAGGCCCTCCTCGGCAGCCCTCCTCCTCCACTTGGCTGGGTGGACGCCTGCCGAGGAGGGAGCCAAGGTGAAGCTCTCTGGGGCTGAAGACCACAGCCTGCCACCTCTTCTACTTGAGCAGTCACAGGCTGCAGCAGGGAGCGGGCCTCTCTCACACAAGTCACGTTTGCTGCTCCTCTCACAGCTGCTAGAAACTCTGGACTATCCCTGGCTGTCACAGGGGACAACTCCCTGCTCAACTGCTGCCTGGTTTCTGGGGTAAAGGACAGTGAGGTAGCCACAACCCATAACCAAGACCAACTGCCCAGAGGAAAGGGCTGCGTGGGCTACCCCGCCTAAGTTTCCTCCAAAGGCACTCAAGCGGACCCCACCAGGCACTAGTGCTGCACAAGCCAGGAACAGCCATGGACACCGCTCTTCGCGAGGAGGTGAAAGGCATGCCCGCTCTTCTGGTCGAGCACACGCCTgtccctcccagtctctctttTGTCCTCACAGTGTATAACAAGTCCAAGTAAGCTCAGCTGCCAGCCCCAGTCCTATTTGCTTTCAAACAGGAGGGAAGGTGCAGGGATTCGGAACAAGGGCCTAGGTAAAAAAAACAATGGCGGGGCCAGCCACAATCCTTGCTTCGCTTAAGGACTTGCCTCCAGATACCTGTATCCCCAGTTTCCCTGCTGAAACTGCTTTTggataaacaaaaacaagagcagAACAAATAAGTCCCCCTCCCCAGTCCTCTCCACGTCAGCTGCCAGTTCCAGTCCAAGGTGGTGGAAACATCTCAGTCTTGGTCCTGCACCTTTGAGTCCCCACCGATGGCCTTGGCTAAGGGTCCAGGGACCAGCTCCCCTGCCCAGGAATGCTGTAGGAACTCCCCCGAGATCCGCATAGTCGAAAGACTATTTACAGGGCTGAGGCTCCGGAGCACTGTCCTCGATGGGCTCTTCTGCTCTCTGGGGCCACTTCTCCAGCGAGGGGGACAGGGTCAGAGGGAGCAGTGGCAGGACCCATTAGAGCAGAGGGGGGTGCTCTTCGGGGACTCTTCTCCTCACCCCACCTCCTGGGGCCCCATGTGCCTATAGAGAAAACTGCCCATCAGAGGTCTTGGACTGACACCCTTGGCACATCCGTTTGTGTCTGAGTAATCGGTCTGTCCGAGAAAAACActgtggagagagagaagattAAGTTACCAAGAGAGATCCAGGTGCCTGTTGGCAGGTCCCTCCTGAAGAGAAGGTTATGCTGTGTCTCAGCATGGACACAGCAACAGCACACAGCAGCCAGGAGCCAGGCTCGCGGTGCTGGGCCTGGTgggtacgcctttaatcccagaattcaggaggcagagacaggagcatctctgagtttgaagccagcctggtccacatagagaGCTGtgggacagccagggatatgcagaaagaccctgtctccaataaCAAACAATAGCTGGTTCTGGGGGCTGGGTtggcagagcgcttgcctagcacaGATGGAGCCCTGGAAATGGCCAACACCCATAAACTGAGCTCCCGGGGGCAGAAGGCAGGGAGAGCAGagattcaaggtcacccttggctgcAGAGCAGGCCAGAAGCCAGTTGGCCTAcctaagaccctatctcaaaaagggGAGCTGGAGAGGGTGCTGGGATGGCCCCCCGCTCAAGGCAAAGTGGCCCGCCGACCTGGCTCTGCCCTCCAGATCCCGCACactgaaggagagaacagacctCCAGAAGTCCTCCGCTGACCTCCGCCCCGTGCTGCACTAGGTACAACACAGCTCACAGCAGCCGGAAGCCAGCGCTGCAGCCACGGCTGGACTTCCCTGACGGTGACAACGGCAAACGACCCAACAGCCCTGAACCTGTGTGCTCACCTGTAGAAGTGGTTGAAAGCGGCCAACAGAGCAGAGCTGCTGCGCTCAAGCCTTCGCTGCTGACTGCCAGGGAGGAGACCAACCCCAAGAGGGGCGAGGCTGGCCAGCGCGCACCCGAGACTTCCACAAACTTCCCATCACATTCTATCTTAGGCATGCACACTTTTTGGGCCTGAGGACACGGTGGGAAACCAGACACACAGGACATTCCTTGGCAGGCCTTGCAGTTTAACCGAGGCTGGCTGAGAACTTGTGAtcctctgctctgcctcctgagtgttaggattgcaGCATGTGCTACCAAACCTGGCTCCTTGGTGGGTTTTCATTCCACTGTGCTGGCTTTGTGATGGACTGGGTGATGGTGACATGCCATCATGGCCCGTCATTCTGAGGATCCAGTGTGAAGTGAAGTGGAATAGAGAGAGACTGAGCAGAGCATCCAGGGAGGTCAGTTACCTTCATCCCTCCCTCACTCTTGTCTCCCTTGGTCCTCGCACTTACATTCTCATCAGATCAGACACTGGGCCCCAGGGCAAAGATTCCATCTCATCCTCCTAAGTGCAGGCGCTCTGAAGGGGAGTAAAACCAGCACTTCTCCTATCCAATGTATCACGGGGAGAGTTAGCTTCTCTCAACTTCACTTTCCCCATTGTGTGAAATGAGGACAACACAGCTACCCTAAGGAGATTAAAACATGCCCAGCGCCCGAGCtgcggtgcacacctgtaaccccagcacttaggaggctgaggagcatggatctctgtgagttcaaggccagcctggtctacaaagtgagtccaggacagccaagactacacagagaaaccctgtctcacacacAAAAACCATGCCCAGCACTCCTCAAACTCCCACAGGACAAGTAATCAAGAAGtaaagtggatctctgtgagtttgaggccagcctggtctacatagtgagttctggagAGTTggagccacatagtgagaccctgttttttttttgggggggaaacaaattaacaaaccaaaggagaaggaggagaacgaaggaggaaggaggaggaggaagagaaggagaagaaagaagaagaagaacaacaacgtCACCAAAACCAACACCCAAGCCACCAAATGAATTATTATGATATCCCAACAAGACTCCCAGTGGCCAGGGCTGTTCCTCTCTGGGGCGCACACTCTACTGTGGAGGACTCTCCAAGCCAGGCGGGGGCTGGCCCTTCTTCCTGGAGAAGGACAAATGTCCGTGTGCTGCTGTTCCAGGGTGGGCGACAGGCAGGCCTTACCTGGTGACACCGTTCACACTGGTAAGGCTTTTCGCCACTGTGCACACGCTTGTGGCGTTCAAGATGGTACTTCTGGATGAAACGCATATCACAGACGTCGCACTCAAACGGTTTTTCACCTGGCCCGGGGCAAAGAGAAGTGAGTACTGAGAGAGGCTTACGGCAGGGCCCACACATTCCCGCTGTCCTCCACACGCCTTAGTGACCTCAAACTCGCACAACACTGCCGCAGCGCCCACCACTGGCCATGCAACCTCTCTGCCCCCGTTCTAACGCTCCCGGAAAACAAGGTCACAGGCACACAAGCcccacaccctctcccactgGCACTGGAGCGTCCACACACAGACTCACCAGTGTGAATGAGGACGTGCCTCTTGAGGTGGTAGCTGCTCCGAAAGGCTCCGAAGCAGTGTTCACAAATAAAGTTCTTAGGAATCTTTACTTGAAAAGAGCCATTctgttccaccaccaccacctaggGCAACAATCAGGCATGTCAGGTGGGCAGCTCACTGCCCTCTGCCCAGAGACTACGCTACTCGGGGTCCACTCCAGCCACTGGACCAGGACCCTCTGACACCAAGAAGCGCTGCCTCCTGTCACAGCTGTGAGCTAAGAGCCtcgaagggaggaggaggactaCATGAGCCAGCGGCAGGCACCGCCAACAGAATGAGCTGGCTTGCCTGCCCCAGCTAGAGGAGCACAAGCCACACTGCCCATCTGTACCAAGAGTGGACTGCAAGTGTCACAGAGGCCCTGGATGACACTAGGGAAAAACGTGAGCGTCAGTGATAAGAAAAGGAGCCGACCCCTGTTACCAACTGCAGAGTTGGGGCTCAGCCCGTTACCTGCCTTTTTAACAGTCTTTTTTGAATGAGAGGCCTCGGCCAAGCTGTCATCATCTTTGCGGTTGCGGGGTTTATCACTGTCTTTTCGGTGGCCCTTTGGAGACAAATCAAACCCAAACTTACAGTCCATCGgagacaacatgaaaaaaaatgctgtCTGCTGACAGTTTCTACGGGAGAGTAAAACACCTGCTGCCTCTCCACACAGCTGCTTCCTCTACCTTTCCTGGCCTGAGTCTGCAGGACCACGAGAGCTCTCCAAACACCCACACTCACTCTTTCCCGGCTGGGTCCCAGCTCGGCTCCCCACTTCCCTAAGCAGAAGCACTAGCACACAGCAGGGAGAACCAGAGCTTGGAGCCTCCCGGCAGAGCTCAGGTCCCCCAACCCCCAGGCCCAGTGGACTCAAGTGCTGTACCTGACTGGAGCACCTCAGCACATCGGGGCTACCTGCCCGCTCGCCATTCTCGGCCTGCTTGCTGGCAATCTGGCTCAGCATCATCTTCTTGCTGGCTGCAGTGGGAACCAAGTTCACACCTGCTAGGCCTTCACAAGCCAGAAGACTAGCCTAagttggaaggagatgaggtgtCAGGTCACCTGGCAGGGCAGGGACAGGCCGTTCTCAGCATGTCCATGTCTACACCCAGCAACAATCGCTTCTCTGCAGGAAACGCCTGCCTCGCTGTCAAGCCTGGCTTCCCTCAGGTCCTTTCTACCTGTCTCGGCGGGAACTACTCCCCCTCTGCACCCCTCAGCAGCGAAACACAGATCAAGTCAACAACCGAACAGCAGCCTGTGGTTACTACACCCCGTGTGCAGGACTACGCATCACCTAAGGCCTCTCTGAGCTTCAGCTGTCAGGTGTCAGGTCTGTGGGAGCCTCTCAAGTGGGAGATTCCTGGGGCAGTGACTTCCTtctcaattcttttatttttattacctttatctacgtgtgtgtgtgtgtgtgtgcgcgcgcgtgcgcgcatatgtatgtatatatgcatgcatgccacaTGTGGACAGGTacccaaggagaccagaagagggtgtcagagcccctgaagCTGAGCTGAGAGCTGaccgatgtgggtgctgggatctgaatctgggtcctctggaaaagcaggaagTGCTTCTCCTCAACAGTGTAGCCCTCAAAGTGCAGGACTCAAAGCCTACTTCAGATGGGGAAACTGCTGGTGCCCACTGCACTTTCCTAGCAGGCTTTTCCCACTTTAAATTCCCAGTGCCGTCAGCTAAGAGAAGCACCGGATTCTGGAGCTGAATAGTTTCTTTTGACCACTTaggccattctctctctctctgggttttcaagggtttctctgtgtaaccctggctgtccttgaacctgctctgtagactgggccagtcctgaactcacagatccatctgcctctgcctcccgggtgctgagattaaagctgtgcaccaccacacctggctctgcctTTTAGCCACTTGTATGAGTGCTTTAA of Meriones unguiculatus strain TT.TT164.6M chromosome 8, Bangor_MerUng_6.1, whole genome shotgun sequence contains these proteins:
- the Itgb7 gene encoding integrin beta-7, with product MVDMSALLILLLILGGGESQLDPRVTPSGEAAEQGDPDLSVQGSCQPAPSCQKCILAHPSCAWCKQLNFTASGEAEARRCARREELLARGCPAHELEEPRGRQEALQDRPLSHGARGQGATQLAPQRIRAALRLGEPQKFRVRFLRAAGYPVDLYYLMDLSYSMKDDLERVRQLGHALLVRLQEVTHSVRIGFGFFVDKRVLPFMSTVPSRLQHPCPSRLERCQPPFSFRHVLPLTADAQAFEREVGRQNVSGNLDPPEGGFDAILQAALCQEQIGWRNVSRLLVFTSDDTFHTAGDGKLGGIFMPSDGQCHLDSNGVYSNSADFDYPSVGQVAQALTAANIQPIFAVTGATLPVYQELSQLIPKSAVGELSEDSSNVVQLIMDAYDSLSSTVTLEHSPLPPGVKISFESHCGGPEKSEGEAGDRGQCHHVRVNQTVDFWVTLHATRCLPEPHLLRLWALGFSEELVVELSTLCDCECGDTQPRAPYCSGGQGDLRCGICSCAPGRLGQLCECSEAELSSPDLESGCRAPNGTGPLCSGKGRCQCGRCSCSGQSSGRLCECDDAGCERHEGVLCGGFGHCQCGVCHCHANRTGRACECSENVDNCASPKGGLCSGHGDCRCNRCQCLDGYYGALCDQCLGCRSPCEQHRDCAECGAFGTGPLAANCSLACADVNVTLALVPNLDDGWCKERTQDNQLFFFLVENVAGGVVLRVRPQEKGAGHTRAIVLGCIGGIVAVGLGLVLAYRLSVEIYDRREYSRFEKERQQLNWKQDSNPLYKSAVTTTVNPRFQGTNGPGPAL
- the Znf740 gene encoding zinc finger protein 740 isoform X4 encodes the protein MMLSQIASKQAENGERAGSPDVLRCSSQGHRKDSDKPRNRKDDDSLAEASHSKKTVKKVVVVEQNGSFQVKIPKNFICEHCFGAFRSSYHLKRHVLIHTGEKPFECDVCDMRFIQKYHLERHKRVHSGEKPYQCERCHQCFSRTDRLLRHKRMCQGCQSKTSDGQFSL
- the Znf740 gene encoding zinc finger protein 740 isoform X1 codes for the protein MAQASLLACEGLAGVNLVPTAASKKMMLSQIASKQAENGERAGSPDVLRCSSQGHRKDSDKPRNRKDDDSLAEASHSKKTVKKVVVVEQNGSFQVKIPKNFICEHCFGAFRSSYHLKRHVLIHTGEKPFECDVCDMRFIQKYHLERHKRVHSGEKPYQCERCHQCFSRTDRLLRHKRMCQGCQSKTSDGQFSL
- the Znf740 gene encoding zinc finger protein 740 isoform X3, yielding MNKASLLACEGLAGVNLVPTAASKKMMLSQIASKQAENGERAGSPDVLRCSSQGHRKDSDKPRNRKDDDSLAEASHSKKTVKKVVVVEQNGSFQVKIPKNFICEHCFGAFRSSYHLKRHVLIHTGEKPFECDVCDMRFIQKYHLERHKRVHSGEKPYQCERCHQCFSRTDRLLRHKRMCQGCQSKTSDGQFSL
- the Znf740 gene encoding zinc finger protein 740 isoform X2, whose protein sequence is MKEASLLACEGLAGVNLVPTAASKKMMLSQIASKQAENGERAGSPDVLRCSSQGHRKDSDKPRNRKDDDSLAEASHSKKTVKKVVVVEQNGSFQVKIPKNFICEHCFGAFRSSYHLKRHVLIHTGEKPFECDVCDMRFIQKYHLERHKRVHSGEKPYQCERCHQCFSRTDRLLRHKRMCQGCQSKTSDGQFSL